From the genome of Terriglobia bacterium:
CGGCCAACAGCGCCGTGACGGACTCCGCGGCCGCCGCCTCGGCCTGGGCCTGCGGCGAGAAGTTCGACAACGGCGTGCTCTGCGTGCGCCACGACGGCTCAACTCCTCTTTCGCTTCTGGAGTTCGCGCGCGACCGTGGGAAGCGGACCGGCCTCGTGGCGACCTCGACGATCACCCATGCCACCCCAGCGGCGTTCGGGGCGCACGTGCGCTGGCGTGATTGCGAGACCGAGATCGCCCGGCAGTACGTCGAAAAGACCCGGCCGGACGTGATCCTCGGTGGCGGCACCACGACGTTCCGGCCCTCCTGGCCGGACGCCTGCGGCACCGGCGGCGACTACGTCGCGAAAGCCGTCGCCGCCGGCTACCGCTTCGTGACCACGAGCGCGGAGCTGTCGGTAGCCGTGACGTCCGGAGCCTCGAGGATCCTGGGCCTGTTCGCTCCCGGCGCGATGACTCCCGAAAACCAGAGGCCGGCGGGCTCGACGGAACCGCGGCTCAAGGAGATGGCGGCGGCCGCTCTCGCAACCCTCGAGCGCGCGCCCGGAGGCTTCTTCCTCCTGGTCGAAGGCTCCCAGATCGATTTCGCGAACCATGCCAACGACGAAGCGTGGCAGCTCGCGGAGCTCCTGGCATTCGACGAGACGGTCGGGATGGTCCTCGATTGGCTCGCCGCCGACGCCCGGCGGGGTGGCGAGACGCTCGTCATCGTCGCACCCGACCACGAGACCGGCGGGTACGGCTTCGACGGCCCCTACGGGTTCCTGCCGGGGCCGGGCCAGCCTGTCGAGAGCATCTGGGCAACCGGCGGACACACGGGAACCGACGTCCCGGTTTGGAGCCAGGGCCCGGGGGCCTGGCGGCTCGCCCGACCCATCGACAACACCGAAGTCTACGGGGCGGCCCGCGACGCGATGTCGAGGCCCGTCTGTTGGCTCGGTCCGCCGGAGTGAGGCGTCCCGTTCACTTGGTGCCGCCCCACTTCCAGTCGCGGACCATCGGCATGTCCTCGCCGCGCTCGGAGATGTACCGCTTGTGGTCGATGAGCGAGTCGCGGATCGACTGCCGGACGTAAGCCGCGGTCACGCCCAGCCTGGGCACCCGGTCGATGACGTCGCAGGCCAGGTGGAATCGGTCGATGTCGTTCATCACGGCCATGTCGAACGGCGTGGTCGTGCTCCCCTCCTCTTTGTACCCCCGGACGTGGAGGTTCCGGTGGTTGGTCCTGCGGTAGGTGAGGCGGTGGATCAGCCAAGGGTAGCCGTGGAACGCGAAGACCACGGGCTTGTCCGGGGTGAACAGCTCGTCGAACTCACGGTCCGCAAGGCCGTGGGGATGCTCGCTAGGCGGCTGCAGCTTCATCAGGTCCACGACGTTGATCACGCGGACCTTGAGGTCCGGGAAGTTCGCCCGGAGGATGTCCACCGCCGCGAGCGTTTCCAGCGTGGGGGTGTCGCCGCAGCAGGCCATGACCACGTCGGGATCCCCGCCGCGGTCGTTGCTCGCCCACTCCCAGATCCCGATGCCGGCGGTGCAGTGCTTGACGGCGGATTCCATGTCGAGCCATTGCGGCGCCGACTGCTTGCCGGCGACGAGCACGTTCACGTAATTGCGGCTCCTCAGGCAATGATCGGTGACGGACAGGAGCGTGTTGGCGTCGGGGGGCAGGTAGACCCGGATGATCTCCGCCTTCTTGTTCACCACGTGATCGATGAAGCCGGGGTCCTGGTGGCTGAAGCCGTTGTGGTCCTGCCGCCAGACGTGGGAGCTCAGCAGGTAGTTGAGCGAGGCGATCGGACGCCGCCACGGGATATGACGAGTCACCTTGAGCCACTTGGCGTGTTGGTTGAACATCGAGTCCACGATGTGGATGAACGCCTCGTAGCAGTTGAAGAAGCCGTGCCGGCCGGTGAGGAGATACCCCTCGAGCCAACCCTGGCACTGGTGCTCGCTGAGCATCTCCATGACGCGGCCGTCGGGCGCCACGTGCTCGTCGTCCGGGACGATCTCGCCGACGAAACACCGGTCGGTCACCTCGAACACGTCCCCCCAGCGGTTGGAGGCGGTCTCGTCGGGGCCGAAGAGCCTGAAGTTCCGGCGGTCCGCGTTGAGCTTCATCACGTCCCGCAGCAGCCGGCCCTGGACCCGTGTGGCCTCCGCATCGACCCGGCCCGGCTTCGAGACCGGGACGGCGTAGTCCCGGAAATCCGGGAGCCTCAGGTCCTGGAGGAGGAGCCCGCCGTTGGCGTGCGGGCTCGCGCTCATGCGGCGCTCGCCCTTGGGTGCAAGCTCGGCGATTTCCGGGAGGAGCGCTCCGTCGGGACCGAACAGCTCCTGGGGCCGGTAGCTCTTCATCCACCGCTCGAGCATCTTCACGTGCGCCGGCTTCGTGGCCAGCTCGCCGAGGGGCACCTGGTGGGAACGGAACGTTCCCTCGATCCTCTTGCCGTCCACCACCTTGGGCCCGGTCCACCCCTTCGGCGTGCGGAGGACGATCATCGGCCAGCAGGGGCGCTTCCCGAGGCCGCGCGTCCGGGCCTCGCGCTGGATCCCCCGGATCTCGTCCATCACCGCGTCGAGCGTCGACGCCATCTTCCGGTGCATCTCCTCGGGTTCGTCCCCCTCCACGAAAAACGGCGCGTAGCCGTAACCGCGGAAGAGCTCCTCGATCTCGTCGTGCGGGATGCGCGACAGGACGGTGAGGCCGGCGATCTTCGCGCCGTTCAGGTGGAGGATCGGCAGCACCGCGCCATCGCGTATCGGGTTCAGGAACTTGTTCGAGTGCCAGCTCGTGGCGAGCGGCCCGGTCTCGGCCTCTCCGTCCCCCACCACGCAGGCGACGATGAGGTCGGGGTTGTCGAACGCCGCCCCGAACGCATGGGAGAGCGCATACCCCAGCTCCCCGCCCTCGTGGATCGAGCCCGGCGTCTCGGGGGCGACGTGGCTGGGGATGCCGCCGGGGAAGGAGAACTGCTTGAACAGCCGCTTCATTCCCTCCTCGTCCCGGGAGACGTTCGGGTAGACCTCGCTGTACGTTCCTTCGAGGTACGCGTTGGCCACGATCCCGGGACCGCCGTGGCCGGGTCCCGTAACGTAGATCACGCTCAGGTCCCGCTCACGAATGATCCGGTTGAGGTGCACGTAGATGAAGTTGAGCCCCGGGGTGGTGCCCCAGTGGCCGAGGAGGCGGGGCTTGATGTGTCGAAGCGTGAGCGGCTGTTTCAGGAGCGGGTTGCCATAGAGGTAGATCTGGCCCACCGACAGGTAATTCGCGGCGCGCCAGTACGCGTCCATCCTGCGAAGCGTTTCGCGGTCGAGCTTTCCGGCCCCGCCCCGCGCCGCCTTTTCCGATCCCCGTTGCCCCTTTCCCCGAATTCTCTTCATGAAGGCCTCCGCGGCTTCCATTCGCCGCGCCACATCCTAACCGGACGCGTCGCGCAAGTACACGCTGGCCTGAGCCGCGGGTTCGGGGACGGGGACGGCGGCGAGGGATACCCCCGAAAATGCGCCGGCCCGCCACGAAGGGCGGGCCGGCGCGCTTCGATCGAAGCACGGTGGATTGCTAGGGGGCCGTCACGCGCAGGTCGTACGAGCCGTACTTCCCGATATCGGTGGCATGCTTCGAGCGAACGTAGAAGACCGCGCTCCTCGGGGCCGTCCACACGATGATCGACGACGGGTCGCTGGAGGACCTGTTGTCATTCGACGCGAGCACCGTGGTCCCGTTGGTGTCGAGAAGCTCGAGGTAGGTGTTGGCGTCGGACAGGAGGTTCAGCGTCTCGATCGTGTAGACCTTGCCGCTGGTTGCCGTCAGCTTGAAGATGTCGATGTCGGCCTCCCCCTTGCCGTTCCCGTCCGGGTCGTAGAAGTAGGTCAGGTGCAGGGGAGTGTCGTTGGCGTTGATGGGCGTGGCCAGGGCGACCGTGTTGTTGGGCTCGTAGGCGTCCTGCCAGAACTCGATCTGGTAGAGCCCGAAGTCGTCCTTCATCTCCGAGAAGTAGCCGTTCGCCACCGTCGGGTCGAACCAGCCGTCCCAGAAGCTCTCGTCGGTGACGTAGGTCGCGCTCTTGATCGGGCCGGTGTACACCTGCCAAACCTCCGAGTCGGCGAGCGCCAGCCGGTCCTGGGAATCCTCGACGCCGGGGGTCATGTCGGTGGTGGAAGCGCTGTCGCAGATGTCCCAGATCGTCCTCGAGATCGAGACCTCACTGGTGTCCCCCGTGCAGGGATACTGCGTCGCGTCCTCCAGGTCGTACCAGTTGACCGCGTGTCCCGGCCCGGAGCCGCCGTCCGTCTTGACGTACACGTTGGCCAGGGGCATCCCGTAGTAGCGGCGAACCGACAGCCCGAACGAGGAAGCCCGGCCCTCGTCGAATGACAGGCGCAGGTCCTCGTTGCAGTCGGAGAGGTAGTGCGTCCCTCCGGGGCTGGTCTGCTTCGAGTAGTTGTTCATGACGTAGTGGCCCCACTCGTGCAGGATCGGCATGTCGTCGTAGCCCGCCGTGTCGCGGAGCGTGATCGTGCTCCCCGAGGTGGACGAGACGCCGACGCCGCCGTTGATGGCCCACTTCAGCGTGACGAGCTGGGACGGGCGCGTTCCCTTGATGACCTTGACGAAGTCCGCGCCATAGACGGCCTGGTCGAATATGTTGAAGACCTCGCCGCCGCCTCCGACGGTCGCGACCATCGTGCCGAAATTGACGTTGGTGTTGGGATTGTGGTTGATCACGTCCCCGGAGACCCCGGCGTACACCGAACTGGACTGATTGGTGACCCTGACGAAGAGGTCGGACGTGTTGTTCGTCTTCGAGAAGACGCGGACCCGGATCGTCCGCACCGCGGAATCCGTGACCGTGATGCTGAACGCGCCGTTCGCGTCGGTCTTGCCGTTCGCGATGGTTCCGGCGTGTCTTCCCGGGTCGTAGATATCGACATCGGCGAAGCGAACCGGTTTCTGGGAGATCACGCCGGTGAAGCCGGTCGAGTCCAGCTCCCGGTCCTGGTACAGGAAGGTCCCCGACGCGACCCAGTTCGCCTGGGCCGGGACGGCTGTGAGGACGAGAAGAAGTGCGGGCACGGCGAATTGAAGGATCGCGGAGGTTGCGCGTCTCATGGCCGCACCCCCAACCTGTAGGTCGCGACGTTACCGTCGTCGTCGGGGAGGGGCAGCGGGACGCCGAGCGCTGCCCGGATCATGTTCTCGGTTCGAACCACGCCATGCGGACCGTCCCCGAGGATCTCCACGATGACCTCGTGAACGGCAGCCCCTTCGAGAGGCACCCTCAGAATCGCCCGGGCCGATTCTCGGGCGGGAAGGGACAGCGAGCCGCTGTCGGGCTCGAGTGGTTCGCCCCCGCTCACGCGCGACCATGCGGGTTGACCCGGGTGGAACGGGCGTGAGGCCTCCATCCATGGCGTTCCGTCCGGACGAAGGATGCGGACGCGAAGGTCCGCGACGGGTACGGCGGCGAGAGCGACCACCTCGATCCGGGCGAATCCCCTCGTGTCGCCGAAGTGGCCGGATCCCGTCGACGTGACGTCGAGTAGCCGGACCCGAAGGTCGAGGTCGCCCAGGGCCTCCGTCGCGAGCGCCGGTCGCGTCTGTGTCAATCCCAGAGTCAAGGCCACGACGAGCAGCACCCACGGCGCGGTCCTGCCCGCGAAAATAGCCACGATTCGCATCATTATCGACCTCCCCAAGGCAACGGCGAGAAGAGCGAAAACGCTCTCTAGCTTCTCAATACGCCTGCCAAGAGACCGCGTCAAGGTTTAATAGTTCCGATTCGTAAGAGGCCGAGCTCGACGAGGTTCGAGGTCGCAGGGGGTGATGACACAGCAACTTAGCTGTGGCGCCTCTCTCGCGGGCGACGGGCCGGCAGGCCATTGGAACTCGCCCCGCTGGCGGGGGCTGGACCGCAGCCGCAATAGAGGATTAAACTTATCCCGTACCTGTGCGTCACGTCCGATACCCCGGCGAGGGCTCGGGATGATCTGTCCCCGTTGCGGGCGACCCACCGAAAAGGACTCGCGCTTCTGCGCCGGGTGTGGCGCCTCCCTCTTCGACGCCTCGGAGCCCACCCCCGTCGCGCCGGACCCGTCGGAATCGCCCA
Proteins encoded in this window:
- a CDS encoding alkaline phosphatase, translated to MRRRGTIEAVAWIAVAAGTVWAREPAASPSAFLYEPPDCRPTSARNVIFMVPDGMGLADVTAARIFKNGPGGDPLNLEKLQFVGYERNWSANSAVTDSAAAASAWACGEKFDNGVLCVRHDGSTPLSLLEFARDRGKRTGLVATSTITHATPAAFGAHVRWRDCETEIARQYVEKTRPDVILGGGTTTFRPSWPDACGTGGDYVAKAVAAGYRFVTTSAELSVAVTSGASRILGLFAPGAMTPENQRPAGSTEPRLKEMAAAALATLERAPGGFFLLVEGSQIDFANHANDEAWQLAELLAFDETVGMVLDWLAADARRGGETLVIVAPDHETGGYGFDGPYGFLPGPGQPVESIWATGGHTGTDVPVWSQGPGAWRLARPIDNTEVYGAARDAMSRPVCWLGPPE
- a CDS encoding phosphoketolase family protein, translating into MKRIRGKGQRGSEKAARGGAGKLDRETLRRMDAYWRAANYLSVGQIYLYGNPLLKQPLTLRHIKPRLLGHWGTTPGLNFIYVHLNRIIRERDLSVIYVTGPGHGGPGIVANAYLEGTYSEVYPNVSRDEEGMKRLFKQFSFPGGIPSHVAPETPGSIHEGGELGYALSHAFGAAFDNPDLIVACVVGDGEAETGPLATSWHSNKFLNPIRDGAVLPILHLNGAKIAGLTVLSRIPHDEIEELFRGYGYAPFFVEGDEPEEMHRKMASTLDAVMDEIRGIQREARTRGLGKRPCWPMIVLRTPKGWTGPKVVDGKRIEGTFRSHQVPLGELATKPAHVKMLERWMKSYRPQELFGPDGALLPEIAELAPKGERRMSASPHANGGLLLQDLRLPDFRDYAVPVSKPGRVDAEATRVQGRLLRDVMKLNADRRNFRLFGPDETASNRWGDVFEVTDRCFVGEIVPDDEHVAPDGRVMEMLSEHQCQGWLEGYLLTGRHGFFNCYEAFIHIVDSMFNQHAKWLKVTRHIPWRRPIASLNYLLSSHVWRQDHNGFSHQDPGFIDHVVNKKAEIIRVYLPPDANTLLSVTDHCLRSRNYVNVLVAGKQSAPQWLDMESAVKHCTAGIGIWEWASNDRGGDPDVVMACCGDTPTLETLAAVDILRANFPDLKVRVINVVDLMKLQPPSEHPHGLADREFDELFTPDKPVVFAFHGYPWLIHRLTYRRTNHRNLHVRGYKEEGSTTTPFDMAVMNDIDRFHLACDVIDRVPRLGVTAAYVRQSIRDSLIDHKRYISERGEDMPMVRDWKWGGTK